The window TCTCTATAAATACCCTCGTCTTCGGCCCCAGCAACCCGACGAAGTGATATTACGCCAGATAACCGAGCTCATCGTCCTCCAAGCGCTCGAGGTACTCCTTGTCGAGCAAAATCTCGATACACTTCTTGATATCGGCAACCTTGGGCACAAAACGGGACCGGATTTGGTTAATGGTTTCGGAAacgagctgctggtgctTCATCTTCTTGCGGGCCTTCATGATGCGGACAATGGCAGACTAGGTGTCCATGTTAGCATTTGATTCGTCCTCTTGGGACCATGGAAAAATAAAAGGACATACCTGAAGCAACAGTTTCCTGTCTTCTTCAATCGTCTTGTTCGTCTCTGCTTCCTCCTGCTTCGTCTCGCTCTTCATGCCAACGTTCAGATTGACCCTGTacttcttgttcttgaagTCGAGGTTCAGAGAATATGTATTGCCAGGCCCCACCTTGGCACCAGAATCACAGGTCAGGACCTTGGCTTTGAGGCAGACCAGGAGCGCTGGATCCAGAGATTCGCTGTTGAGCTGAGTTGTTTGCGCAATTTCCTCATACGTGTTTTGAAGCTTTTCGTTGAACAGAAGCAAGATGGCCATCTGATACACAGATACTGAAAATGTGTATGGCATCTTGGCGTTTCGAACATAGTTCGCCTTGATGTCTCCCTTGCAAAGCTGCCACAACCAGGTGAGCTTCCGGCCATCGTGCTTGTGCTTATAGAAACGTGTGAAGCGCTCGCAATCTTGCGCAATTTCCTCCGGTGGGTTGAAGTTTGTCCCCGGGGCAGTCAGGGGCCAGAAACCTGTGCCCAGTACCGAGTAGGTAGAGTCCAAGTTCTTGCCCTCGATGCTGGCCTGTACGTGCCCCTTGAAGCCAGTATTCAGATCTTTGGAGATCTGCATATCCTGGAACATGCGCTGCAGCTTGCTGGTGTACTCGAATCCGCAcgcctccttgagcttgctgatCATGCTAGTCTCGGCGTCATCGGACGACGAGTTGCTGTGAACCAACCGGCGAGCCAACATGCGAGAGTAGAACTTTTGAAAGACATCTTTGTCCTCAATGTATTTGAACACAGTCATGATCTGCGTCAAAGTCTCCTCCAGAGCAccatcttccacaccagtGCTGCTCTTGCGCAAAAGGATATCGGTATACTTGGCCAGGAGCTCCGGCGACTTGTTGGATCCAGACTTGCAGACTTCATTGCGGTTGACGAATTCCCTGCACGCGTTATCGAGGGATCTTGTAAACTCGGCCTCATCGTTGAACGCGCGCTTGACCAAGCCTTGATACTGCGTGTGAATCTCAAGTAGCGCATCCACGTAGACCTTGGGCTCCAACTTGTCGGCATCGGAGGCCACCTTGGCGACAGCAGCCAATCCGGCCTTGCGAACGTGATTTTCGAATTTGGCCCGCAAGGGGTCGAGGCCACCAGCAATGCGCGAAAGCAAACTGTACATGCGCGCCATGTCTTCCTCCCTGTCATTATCAAGGAGAACCTGAAACTCGTCGCGGAGCAGGTTGCTGTGGTCCTCAATGAGCACCTGGTTACAAgccttcttgagctggatAATTATGTCCCCGATCAAGTATAGCTGCACTCggttttcctcctcctccagacgTGCCTCGGCTTTCTTCATGAACTCAACAACGCTGTTCTCGGCAAGGAACTGCTTGCTCTCGTTCGTGTAAAATACTTTGGTCGCTTCAAGGAATGGCTTCTCGAAATGGAAGCGATAGACGTTGAGCGTGGGCTTGTGGGAGTCGTTCTCGTCGAGTCCcaaggagatgaaggagtcGACAACCAGTTTGATCTGGTTGTATTCGATGGTTTCGCCGTTGCGGTGCTTCTCCACCAGTTTAAGGACCGAGTCCATGACTTTGTGGACAACTTGGTGGAAGAGGACATCGCGCCATTTGACGAGGTGCAGGGTGTAGACATCGTACACCGACTTCTTGCCCTCGTCCATCTCCCGCTTTACCCAGTGGCGGTTCAGGTACCCGAAGATATGATGAATGTACTTTGCGGCGTTGGTGTAACGATTCCACTCCCGAATGTAGAAGGCTAGAAGAGCCTCTTCAGTGTGACTCTTCGATTCCTCCACAAGACCCGTCAGATGCTGTGCCAAATACTCATTGAGCAGCTTGTACAGGTCCTCTCCCAGTAAGTGTGCTACAGAGCCAAGTCAGCAATTCAAAGCGTCTAGACAACCAACGGAGACACTGACCACCTCTATGAGCTCCAAGCGAACCAGCGTTGAAGCTGACAGCCTTCTGGCTCGTGCAAAAATTGTGAACCGTTCTGGAGATGCATAGTCAGTGTCGAGAACGTGAGGGCTCGGTAGGAAGGGTTCGAAACGAACGTGTAGAGTTTCATGTACTGCCCGCGGCGATGTTAGCGATGCGCCCATTCACGGATGTAGGAGGGAGACATACGTCGGCGAGATTCAGGCCGCTGTGGAGGTTTGTCATGATGCCATCGATGCCCGTTCGTAGGGTGAGCCATCTAAGTCACATCAGCAGGCGTTCCTTCGCATCGGGGCGGCCTGGGCAAGACAGGCTTGGACCTGGACGTACGTGctgtcgacatcatcacgGGTGTGGGAGGCACCCGAAAACGCTGGTGGAGGCATCTTCTGAAAAGTATCGACGTCTCCCACGGAAAGACAACGGTGGACTAGACACGACGGCGAGGTGTTCGGTGAGGTGGTGCAAGTTGGTGTGACCAGGATGGATTAATTGACAGCCCAGGAAGGACGAGCAAGGGCTCTGGTTCAAACGGCAGGACAGGGTTGTCGCGGCGGGCAGGTGCGCTCTGGATCGGGGGGAAGCCCAGGAATAAAAGAAGGATGCCGTCGGTTCGCCGGTGCAAACTGATGATTCGCAGATAGAGGGCTTCGTTCGCAAGTGAGGCCTTCGGTATGTCTGGTCGAGATTCTGCCGGGTCCTGGCCTGGTGGACGTCAGTTGGTGCCAGGCAGCCGCTACCTGAAAGGCCAAATCGGGTGTGGGGCAGCCAGAGGTGCAGTGGGCGTGGCGGGGAATAGATTTACTGTCAGTCGTAAGGTGGGCAGCGCAAGAACTTCTGCGAGAGTTGAGTTCTCTGAAAATTGGTGAATAGTCTGATTTTCTGCAAAATGTGAAGGGGACTACAAAAAAGTCTCCACCATTTGCTCCCAAAGATCAACGAGGCTCCAGGTTGTTGGCAACCTTTGGTGGCGTTGGCGTTCGTGCCAGCATCACCTTACACGTCAAAAAGTGCTACAAATTAGTAGGTTCAGCATACTGGACACTCTAGGTGCAGACATATCAGATTGCTGTATAAACTCCCAAGGTACCCAGAGCAGACTACTTGCAGCATTTTATAGATATATCTCTGTTTCATGACTCCAGGTACCTGCTAGGCAGAAAAACGGCGTTGTCATCGCCCAGCATGCTGGCTTTTCTGTCAACGGCATGGCACTTCAGGCAGGAAACTCAAGGTtcaccatccacctcggTCTGTCCTGCACGAAACTATCCAATCCTAATCACGAAGGCACAGTCCCAACCAGGGCTGATAAACGGTAGGCGTCAGCAAGCGCACGGACAACGGTAGGCACACCAGGCAAGAGTCAGAAAACAACTTGGAACAACACAGAACAGCTGTTTTGACGATTCCGCTACCATTCAATCTCATCCAAGACTCGACAATATTCTAGAAAGTAGATTATGTTGTCCGATCCCGTGTCGAACGCTGAGGGTATACTGCTACTCttcccaagaaaaaaaaaagaaagaaaagagaagagaaaccTTTCCCGCCCAAACCCAGCCCCCACATTCCCACTCTACACCCTTAACTTGGAAAAATCTCGCTCCATGATCCGAATCTTGCCCCTCGCCATCTGAGGAGCTCGCTCATCCCAGATCCCTATCTACGTTCGTCTTCGCCCCCTCCCAGCTTCTGTACGAGGCGGAATACGTTCACGGTGAAAGTGAAGCTCCATGATATCAAACCGACGGTCTGAAACGCAGCCAACGCTTGACTGTATTGGCTCACCTGACGGTCCAAAGAGTTGTGAAAGACGAGGGCCTCGAAGGCCAGTGTTGTGCTTGCGGATTTGAATATAATGAAAAACAAGTCCATCAGGACAAGCGAAATCTTCTGTGTGGCTGGCCGCAGTCCCAAGGGCTTGCCAGTGTATTCATCCCATGTCATGTAGCCGATATAGGGGACCGCTACCGTATCTACCACGATAGCGACAATGGACTGTGTCCGTTCCGAAGTGTTTGTTTCCGTCTCGCCGTTTTCTATTTGGAAGATCTTGGCTGAGAGGGCGAGAGCCACTATGGAGGTGAGGAGAACCGTAAGGCGGAAAGCCAAAGGCACCAATGGGTGTTGTAAGATGACCCGCCAAGCTCTCTTGTAGAGCAGTTTGTTCCTTGCGGACCGGTTTCCGGCTGAGTCGAGAAGTCGTGGCGGCTCAATGGGGTTATCGAAGCTGGGCTGGAGCTCTTTAAGCACCTCGGGGTCAACGATCTGAGCATGTTCCCCTGGAAGATGGCCGTATCGAGAGGATTGCAGATAGCTTCGCCATGGTGAGTTGGGTGTTGCCCGGCTATATCGAGGCACAATCACAGGCTCGGCTGAGCGCAAGTGGTCCCATTTCCTCCCTCGCTCCGCAGCATCTTTGCGCAAAATGAATTTTCGTAACCTTGCTCGCGAGGTCCTCGGTGCCTCACCGGTAGGTAACACGCCTCCAAAATCGTACACGTAGCCATCTTTGGAGATCCGTCGttggggctggctgggggaATGATTGTGGTGAGAGTGCGCGGcccggggaggggggcagtCAAGTGCGCGGAGCTGGTCTTCGGTCGGCGACCCGTACCGTGCTTCGTAGGAGTCTATCCATGCTGGAAAGTGTCAGGTAATTCATGGGCTGGCATTGATAAAGGAAACATACGTGGCAGGGATCGCGGTGTATGGTGTCGAGTGGTGTTTGAAGCGGCAACGCTGCTTCGCGACCTGAGGGAAGCGCGAGGTTCAGAAACATTGGAACTGGAGCGCGGGAGGCCCGCAGATGCCATTATCAAAACAATCGAGCAGAGGCTATTCAACTCTGCCGTCGATCTAGAGGGGCGTCAACAAGTGGGGATGAAACAACATCCAGCGAGCGAAGTCATTCAATCAAAGCGATCGGGCGGTCGAGATTGCTGGCGAGCATGCAGAAAAGCGATCGATATTCCAGAATTGCCAGCGCATGGTCAACTCGGCGATGACGGCGGAGCATTCGATAGTGTTTTACTTAAACACACGACACATGTTGCTTCTCCTGCGAGGTCGAGTTCGTCAAGACCATCTGATTGTAACATGCGCCGTGGTTGGCCTGGAGGGTCTGTGTCTGTTTTTGTGCCGCTGAGCACTGGCTTGGAAGCGCTGGCTGGTATTAGGGGACTTGGCGGCTGTGGGCTGTTTTGCAAGTTTGGGTAGCACCGCGCTCGCTGTTATCCCTGCTGGCACGGGCCGCATGACCTCTTCACTCCACTCAGCTGCAAACACAAGCCGGATGGAAGCTATGACGACAGTGTGAAGATATCTGATACCCTTTCTTCAGCAGATAGTCTAGGGTACATGATGAAATCGCCAGTATGGGAGAACCTTGACCAATAATACTACAGCACACTGGAGTCAGGTTTCAATATGTATGTAGCCCACGTCCACCTCAAGGCAATTGGTATCTCAGAAACAATGTGTGGTTGGGCGAGTGCCGCTGCATCAGGACAGTAAGTGGAGTCTCTAATCAAAAGCTCACAGTCGGACATCAGAGCCAGGCAGCGGCAAGCTCGCAATGTTCATAACGCTGTCAAGAGCCGCAAACCGTCTCTACAAGGTTTGAGAGAGATCCAAGTCCTTTTGTACCTGAGAGCCATAATTGGAACCCCTTGGCAGGCCTCCAGTAACGGCAACGCAAGCAATTCGCCTCCCACAGTCCCGTCGCGTTATCCCAAAGGGTCTGGCTCGCCAACAAGGATTCGGATGCTTAATCAATGACGGGGACTGGAACTCCACTGCTCGTGCAAGCGGGCTGGCCCACTAGCTGGTGTAACGTCATCCAATGGGAGCTCCCTACATCACAAGGAACTGCGTCACTGCCCCTTCTAGCCCACGAGAAGCTTCAAAGTACCCCAGTCAGCATAGAAGAGCACAAAATTGTTGAAGAAATCGTCAAACCCAgctccagcaccagctccagctccgtACACTAGGGAGAGTACGCGGTCAGCCTGTCGACTTGCCACCTCCAAGAGGCCTTGCGACAACAAACTCAACAAAACTGAGATTGACCATGGGCGGCCGCTGGCTCGGATTCTGGATTTGAGAAGGAGCAAAAAAATCCCATACAAAAGCCCATTCGCTTCTTTCTTATTTTTCGCCTTTACGCAGCACAGGATTTTACAAAAGACGGAGCGGGTGCTTCGGGACGAACGAATTTCCTTTCAGAGGCAACCCagggcaacagcaacatttttttttctcccgcGCGCAACACTCTTGACAAGGGACACCCACCAAACTACGGCAGGACGCTACGATGCGTCTTTACCTCTTGCCCATCTCCACGAGACGGACGCTGCTTTACTGCCAAAAGCTAGACGCGCCCGCAACACAGAAGCAGACGTGGGGGGATTGGCTCCAGGGCAAAGCGGCGCGCACATGGTCCGACTGGGAGCAGAAAGAGAAGGGCTGGCAAAAGAAGGTCGTCAGCTACGGCAACTACGCGCTCCGCCGGATCCCCTACGAGGAATGGGGTCTCAAGTCGGTGCCCCCGCTCTCCCAGCGCAGGAAGCAGGTCGAGCTGCGGGGCGATGAGAAGGTCGAGGTGGTGTATCCGAAGAGCCTGTTGCCCCTGGGGAAAGTCTCCAAGATCCTGGAGGCCTTGGCCACCGAGAGGGAAAGCTTGCACAAGCAGAGGTTGGCGTGGTGTTTTGTTGGCATGCCCGTCACGATACCCATTGGGCTGCTCCCCGTGTACGTGTACGCCCCAATTCACCAGGGTTTTGTTTTGGCCTGCTGACAACCGTGAATTCAGAATCCCCAACCTTCCCTTTTTCTATCTCGTCTACCGTGCCTGGTCTCACTGGCGTGCCTACGCAGGAGGGAAGCACATCCAGTTCCTACTCAAAAATAACCTCCTAACCTACACCCCATCCCCCGTGGTGGACGCTGTATATGCCGGTCAAGAGCAGCCGCTGCCGTCCACGCCAGAGCCAACCACCAGCCCGAACGCGGAACTGCTCGGTAACGAGAAGGTCCCAGGGCCTGAGAATCCTCATCCAGAGGGGGAGACCATGCTGCTGAATCAGGCCAACGGGCGGAAGATGACCCAAGCGTTGGACCTACCGCAGTTGGAAATCGAATTGGAGAGGGCCATCTGGCAGGTGGAAACGGCGGTTCAGCTCAGCAAGGAGGACATTGCCGAGGAAAATTCAAGGGGCGGCAATGAGAAAAAGACGCAATGACATGGTTTGACGAGACATTCTGGAAGGGCGACGAGTGTCAATGTTGATAATGGCTGTATGCTATTGTATTTACTACTTTTCTTCACGCAGCGAATAGCACTGGTGCATGGGAGATAGAGCAGGGCATGCATGGTTCAGAAGCAGGCGTTCGACGAATACACGATACCCACTCAACTCGACTCTATGCCAGTACATGAGTGTTGGAACAAAGCCTT is drawn from Podospora pseudocomata strain CBS 415.72m chromosome 1 map unlocalized CBS415.72m_1, whole genome shotgun sequence and contains these coding sequences:
- a CDS encoding uncharacterized protein (EggNog:ENOG503NYVU; COG:S) — protein: MASAGLPRSSSNVSEPRASLRSRSSVAASNTTRHHTPRSLPPWIDSYEARYGSPTEDQLRALDCPPPRAAHSHHNHSPSQPQRRISKDGYVYDFGGVLPTGEAPRTSRARLRKFILRKDAAERGRKWDHLRSAEPVIVPRYSRATPNSPWRSYLQSSRYGHLPGEHAQIVDPEVLKELQPSFDNPIEPPRLLDSAGNRSARNKLLYKRAWRVILQHPLVPLAFRLTVLLTSIVALALSAKIFQIENGETETNTSERTQSIVAIVVDTVAVPYIGYMTWDEYTGKPLGLRPATQKISLVLMDLFFIIFKSASTTLAFEALVFHNSLDRQVSQYSQALAAFQTVGLISWSFTFTVNVFRLVQKLGGGEDERR
- a CDS encoding uncharacterized protein (BUSCO:EOG092653VU; EggNog:ENOG503P130; COG:S) translates to MRLYLLPISTRRTLLYCQKLDAPATQKQTWGDWLQGKAARTWSDWEQKEKGWQKKVVSYGNYALRRIPYEEWGLKSVPPLSQRRKQVELRGDEKVEVVYPKSLLPLGKVSKILEALATERESLHKQRLAWCFVGMPVTIPIGLLPVIPNLPFFYLVYRAWSHWRAYAGGKHIQFLLKNNLLTYTPSPVVDAVYAGQEQPLPSTPEPTTSPNAELLGNEKVPGPENPHPEGETMLLNQANGRKMTQALDLPQLEIELERAIWQVETAVQLSKEDIAEENSRGGNEKKTQ
- the CDC53 gene encoding ubiquitin ligase (cullin) of SCF (COG:O; EggNog:ENOG503NVFD); the protein is MPPPAFSGASHTRDDVDSTWLTLRTGIDGIMTNLHSGLNLADYMKLYTTVHNFCTSQKAVSFNAGSLGAHRGAHLLGEDLYKLLNEYLAQHLTGLVEESKSHTEEALLAFYIREWNRYTNAAKYIHHIFGYLNRHWVKREMDEGKKSVYDVYTLHLVKWRDVLFHQVVHKVMDSVLKLVEKHRNGETIEYNQIKLVVDSFISLGLDENDSHKPTLNVYRFHFEKPFLEATKVFYTNESKQFLAENSVVEFMKKAEARLEEEENRVQLYLIGDIIIQLKKACNQVLIEDHSNLLRDEFQVLLDNDREEDMARMYSLLSRIAGGLDPLRAKFENHVRKAGLAAVAKVASDADKLEPKVYVDALLEIHTQYQGLVKRAFNDEAEFTRSLDNACREFVNRNEVCKSGSNKSPELLAKYTDILLRKSSTGVEDGALEETLTQIMTVFKYIEDKDVFQKFYSRMLARRLVHSNSSSDDAETSMISKLKEACGFEYTSKLQRMFQDMQISKDLNTGFKGHVQASIEGKNLDSTYSVLGTGFWPLTAPGTNFNPPEEIAQDCERFTRFYKHKHDGRKLTWLWQLCKGDIKANYVRNAKMPYTFSVSVYQMAILLLFNEKLQNTYEEIAQTTQLNSESLDPALLVCLKAKVLTCDSGAKVGPGNTYSLNLDFKNKKYRVNLNVGMKSETKQEEAETNKTIEEDRKLLLQSAIVRIMKARKKMKHQQLVSETINQIRSRFVPKVADIKKCIEILLDKEYLERLEDDELGYLA